In one Mesorhizobium australicum genomic region, the following are encoded:
- a CDS encoding DUF3237 family protein — translation MSDITSNPLPMNPPQLGLEFAFRIRLELGIRKKIGKIPSGGVRGFVSAAGGIVDGPRLTGRVVPNSGGDWALYREDHTVMFHAHYMLEADDGTMIYMRNNGYRYAPPEVARRQEALEPVDFSEYYMRLSPTFDTPVGKHDWLTRHVIVGCGERHAEYSVFHYYIVK, via the coding sequence AACCCGCCGCAGCTTGGACTGGAGTTCGCATTCCGGATCAGGCTGGAGCTGGGCATTCGCAAGAAGATAGGCAAGATCCCCAGCGGCGGCGTGCGCGGCTTCGTCTCGGCCGCCGGCGGCATCGTGGACGGACCTCGCCTCACCGGTCGCGTGGTTCCCAATTCCGGCGGCGACTGGGCTCTTTATCGCGAGGATCACACGGTGATGTTCCACGCGCACTACATGCTGGAAGCCGACGACGGCACAATGATCTACATGCGCAACAATGGCTACCGGTATGCACCGCCGGAGGTTGCCCGCCGCCAGGAGGCGCTGGAACCCGTGGACTTCTCCGAATACTACATGCGGCTGTCGCCGACGTTCGATACGCCGGTCGGCAAGCACGACTGGCTGACGCGCCACGTCATCGTCGGCTGCGGCGAGCGCCACGCCGAGTATTCCGTGTTCCACTACTATATCGTCAAATAG
- a CDS encoding DUF3237 domain-containing protein → MKAPELEFAMQVTLRLKRPRLEVPDLPVGGSRLGVAVESGHFEGPNIRGEVIPGGGEWPHVRTDGVFCFDARYHMREEDGTLIYLQNRGYRHASPEVMERLYALRPGDLVDPSEYYFRCTPTFETAPGKHDWLSRHVFIGMGERMEEGNRITYYKVL, encoded by the coding sequence ATGAAGGCCCCCGAACTCGAATTCGCCATGCAGGTGACGTTGCGGTTGAAGAGGCCGCGGCTCGAGGTGCCCGACCTGCCGGTCGGCGGCAGCCGGCTGGGCGTCGCGGTGGAGAGTGGCCACTTCGAAGGGCCGAACATACGCGGCGAGGTGATCCCCGGCGGCGGCGAATGGCCTCATGTGCGCACAGACGGCGTCTTCTGCTTCGATGCCCGCTATCACATGCGGGAGGAGGACGGGACGTTGATTTATCTGCAGAATCGCGGCTATCGCCACGCCTCTCCGGAGGTCATGGAGCGCCTCTACGCGCTGCGGCCTGGCGATCTCGTGGATCCTTCGGAATATTACTTCCGGTGCACCCCCACCTTCGAAACCGCGCCCGGCAAGCACGACTGGCTGTCGCGGCACGTCTTCATCGGCATGGGAGAGAGAATGGAGGAGGGCAACCGGATCACCTACTACAAGGTGCTCTGA
- a CDS encoding DUF3237 domain-containing protein: MPGLEWAFTLEIDFDLGLLHETVAGEKGFLRASGGKVFGPRLDGVVADQAGDWPVLRPDGIVESDARYMIRATDGGQIYMRSRGYLRGDLGAFRAGLPPVGALYYRCTPQFDASVGPHQWLARSVFVGSGRLSREGARIDVFEVL, translated from the coding sequence ATGCCGGGGCTGGAATGGGCCTTCACGTTGGAGATCGATTTCGATCTCGGCCTCCTCCATGAGACGGTTGCGGGGGAAAAGGGCTTCCTGAGAGCGAGCGGCGGCAAGGTGTTCGGCCCGCGCCTCGACGGGGTGGTGGCTGACCAGGCCGGCGACTGGCCGGTGCTGCGCCCCGATGGAATCGTAGAGAGCGACGCCCGCTACATGATCCGTGCGACCGATGGCGGGCAGATCTATATGCGCAGCCGCGGCTATCTTCGCGGTGATCTCGGTGCGTTCCGCGCCGGACTGCCGCCGGTCGGGGCGCTGTACTATCGCTGCACGCCGCAGTTCGACGCGTCCGTCGGCCCGCACCAGTGGCTGGCGCGTTCCGTGTTCGTAGGCAGCGGCCGGCTGAGCCGCGAGGGCGCGCGTATCGACGTCTTCGAAGTGCTCTAG
- a CDS encoding feruloyl-CoA synthase, with protein sequence MPKPQYVALNVPAPAVDVERRGDGVLMLRSPDPLRDYPDRLTDRLFETAAAYPERVLIAQRIDGGDWRRVTYGEAARFVRTIAGALRRRGLGPDRPIVILSGSSIEHGLLTFAALHAGVPYASVTPAYSLLSTDYAKLRHVVNLLTPGLVFVQDAAPFANSLAQAVPADVEIVAVKGDFPHGVTGFDTLLSGSMDDDAQAPRPGPDDLAKFLFTSGSTGMPKAVAVTHRMWCANQQMFIQAMPFLGEQPPVFVDWLPWHHTSGGNQTIGMTLYLGGTLYIDDGKPTREGMAETVRNLRDVTPTTCFSVPKGFAELMPRLAADPELARRFFSSVGVFFYSGAALPPPLLEQMDTLSERSIGKRVPVMSAYGATETSPFSLIANWPSERPGLAGLPMPGVDTKLVPFGDKYEVRVAGPHVTPGYWRQPDLTAKLFDEEGYLCLGDSVDFLDPERPERGLAFSGRIAEDFKLTSGTWVNVGQLRDRFLSASGLVVRDIVVTGENRDEIGALVFLSPQEAADMAGDASLPLASLARHPAIRAHIQSVLDTLAEQSTGSSTYIARVAILPDEPSAAAGEVTDKGSIGQRATLANRRALVDSLYDAPASVDAVEAASPAPRRARAG encoded by the coding sequence ATGCCGAAGCCGCAATATGTCGCCCTCAACGTGCCCGCTCCGGCGGTCGACGTCGAGCGCCGCGGCGACGGCGTCCTGATGCTGCGCTCGCCGGACCCGTTGCGCGACTATCCCGACCGCCTTACGGACCGTCTGTTCGAGACGGCGGCGGCGTATCCGGAACGCGTGCTGATCGCACAGCGCATCGACGGCGGCGACTGGCGACGCGTCACCTATGGCGAGGCGGCGCGCTTCGTCCGCACGATCGCCGGGGCGCTGCGCCGACGCGGCCTCGGACCCGACCGGCCGATAGTCATCCTGTCGGGGAGCTCCATCGAGCATGGCCTTCTCACCTTCGCAGCACTTCATGCAGGCGTGCCCTATGCCTCCGTCACGCCGGCCTATTCGCTGCTCTCCACCGATTACGCCAAGCTGCGCCATGTCGTGAACCTGCTCACCCCCGGCCTGGTCTTCGTGCAGGACGCCGCCCCCTTTGCGAACTCCCTTGCCCAGGCCGTGCCGGCCGATGTCGAGATCGTCGCGGTGAAGGGAGATTTTCCGCACGGCGTGACCGGGTTCGACACGCTGCTCTCCGGCTCGATGGACGACGATGCGCAGGCCCCTCGCCCCGGTCCCGACGATCTGGCGAAGTTCCTGTTCACCTCCGGCTCGACCGGCATGCCCAAGGCCGTTGCCGTGACCCACCGCATGTGGTGCGCGAACCAGCAGATGTTCATCCAGGCCATGCCGTTCCTCGGCGAACAGCCGCCCGTCTTCGTCGACTGGCTGCCCTGGCATCACACCTCGGGAGGCAACCAGACCATCGGCATGACGCTCTATCTGGGCGGCACGCTCTACATCGACGACGGCAAGCCGACGCGCGAGGGCATGGCGGAGACGGTGCGCAACCTTCGCGACGTGACGCCGACGACGTGCTTCAGCGTGCCCAAGGGGTTCGCCGAACTGATGCCGCGTCTCGCTGCCGACCCCGAACTGGCGAGGCGGTTCTTCTCGTCGGTCGGCGTGTTCTTCTATTCCGGCGCAGCCTTGCCGCCGCCGCTGCTCGAACAGATGGACACCCTGTCGGAGCGTTCGATCGGCAAACGCGTCCCGGTGATGAGCGCCTATGGGGCCACGGAGACCTCGCCTTTCTCGTTGATCGCCAACTGGCCCTCCGAGCGTCCCGGGCTGGCCGGTCTGCCGATGCCGGGCGTGGACACCAAGCTGGTTCCCTTCGGCGACAAATACGAGGTGCGGGTGGCCGGTCCTCACGTCACGCCCGGATACTGGCGCCAGCCGGACCTCACCGCGAAACTGTTCGACGAGGAAGGCTATCTCTGCCTTGGCGATTCGGTGGACTTCCTCGACCCCGAACGGCCGGAGCGGGGCCTCGCCTTCTCGGGGCGCATCGCCGAGGATTTCAAGCTCACCAGCGGCACCTGGGTCAATGTCGGCCAGTTGCGCGACCGTTTCCTGAGCGCGAGCGGACTCGTCGTGCGCGACATCGTCGTCACCGGCGAGAACAGGGACGAGATCGGCGCACTGGTGTTCCTGTCGCCGCAGGAAGCCGCGGACATGGCCGGCGACGCCTCGCTGCCGCTCGCTTCGCTGGCGCGGCACCCCGCGATCCGTGCGCACATCCAGTCGGTGCTGGACACGCTGGCCGAACAATCGACCGGCTCGTCCACTTACATAGCCCGGGTGGCCATCTTGCCCGACGAGCCTTCTGCAGCGGCCGGAGAGGTCACCGACAAGGGGTCGATCGGCCAGCGTGCCACGCTCGCCAATCGCCGGGCGCTGGTTGATTCGCTGTATGATGCTCCGGCGAGCGTCGACGCCGTGGAAGCCGCCTCCCCGGCCCCGCGCCGCGCCCGCGCAGGCTAA
- a CDS encoding class I adenylate-forming enzyme family protein: MRSFISQGLSRAAQINPNGIATICEDRAYSWSQVLDRVTRLAGALKAMGLAEGERVAILSMNSDRYFHLYYAIWWAGGVATPMNMRLAPAEIDFRLEDSGARIMFLDREHLALYDQLGPVKDAIEHVVVMDDDGTSGLASLEGILAEAAPAKDAGHSGDDLAMIIYTGGSTGRAKGVMLSHDNLCADAMSALQTIGYDEASVYLHAGPMSHLADGMSTFGLTLAAGTHVFLPRFTVESCLEIIQRHKVTHICLVPTMVEMLVARAEKGGFDVSSLVQIQFGSSPMPEGTLKRAVALWPDILFLHGYGMTELSPLITMLPMRWRRPDIGGERLKSCGKAVPNLEIRIVDPDGNDLPPGQVGELICRGPTVMLGYWNMPEATAKAIRNGWMHTEDAAYMDAEGFVYIVDRLKDMIISGGENIYSTEVENVISRFPGVSQVAVIGVPHPLWGEAVHAVVALAQDAPAGSEADIIAFCKSEIASYKCPKTVVIQRESLPLTSAGKIDKKALRATHAG; encoded by the coding sequence TTGAGATCGTTCATCAGCCAGGGCCTGAGCAGGGCCGCCCAGATCAATCCGAACGGGATAGCCACCATCTGCGAGGACCGGGCGTATAGCTGGTCGCAGGTGCTGGACCGTGTGACGCGGCTGGCAGGGGCGCTGAAGGCCATGGGACTGGCCGAAGGGGAACGGGTCGCGATCCTGTCGATGAATTCCGACCGATACTTCCATCTCTATTACGCCATCTGGTGGGCCGGCGGCGTTGCGACGCCGATGAACATGCGTCTTGCGCCGGCGGAGATCGATTTCCGCCTGGAGGATTCGGGCGCCCGCATCATGTTTCTCGACCGTGAACACCTCGCCCTTTACGACCAGCTGGGGCCGGTGAAAGACGCGATCGAGCACGTCGTGGTCATGGATGACGACGGAACGTCCGGTCTTGCCTCGCTGGAGGGCATCCTGGCCGAGGCCGCGCCGGCGAAGGATGCCGGGCACAGCGGCGACGACCTCGCCATGATCATATATACGGGCGGCAGCACAGGCCGGGCAAAGGGCGTGATGCTCAGCCACGACAATCTGTGCGCCGACGCGATGAGCGCGCTGCAGACCATCGGTTACGACGAGGCAAGCGTCTATCTCCACGCCGGCCCCATGTCGCATCTGGCGGACGGCATGTCGACCTTCGGACTGACGCTGGCGGCCGGCACGCACGTCTTCCTGCCGCGCTTCACGGTCGAGTCCTGTCTCGAGATCATCCAGCGGCACAAGGTCACGCATATCTGTCTCGTCCCGACGATGGTCGAGATGCTGGTCGCGCGGGCCGAGAAGGGTGGGTTCGACGTCTCGTCGCTGGTGCAGATCCAGTTCGGCTCGTCGCCTATGCCGGAGGGCACGCTCAAGCGCGCGGTGGCATTGTGGCCCGACATCCTCTTCCTGCACGGCTACGGCATGACCGAGCTTTCGCCGCTCATCACCATGCTGCCGATGCGGTGGCGCCGGCCCGACATTGGCGGTGAACGGCTCAAATCCTGCGGCAAGGCCGTTCCCAACCTGGAAATCAGGATTGTCGATCCCGACGGCAATGACCTGCCTCCCGGCCAGGTGGGCGAACTGATCTGCCGGGGTCCGACGGTTATGCTGGGCTACTGGAATATGCCCGAGGCAACCGCGAAGGCGATCCGGAACGGCTGGATGCATACGGAGGACGCGGCCTATATGGACGCCGAGGGCTTCGTCTACATCGTCGACCGTCTCAAGGACATGATCATCTCCGGCGGCGAGAACATCTATTCGACCGAGGTCGAGAACGTCATCTCGCGCTTTCCGGGCGTGTCGCAAGTCGCGGTGATCGGCGTGCCCCATCCCTTGTGGGGCGAAGCGGTTCATGCCGTCGTCGCGCTTGCACAGGATGCGCCCGCCGGCTCCGAGGCTGACATCATCGCGTTCTGCAAGAGCGAGATCGCGAGCTACAAGTGCCCCAAGACGGTTGTGATCCAGCGAGAATCCCTGCCGCTGACCAGTGCCGGCAAGATCGACAAGAAAGCGCTGCGCGCCACGCATGCGGGGTGA
- a CDS encoding SDR family NAD(P)-dependent oxidoreductase — MQNIAAITGGAGGIGEACAVRLIEMGWTVVLLDRDAAAAATVAARLGCLSYAIDVGSRDSIEAAADFVEREVGPCSGLIAAAAIFENPHAPEDQDPEAWRAILQTNIDGTYWTATAFGRRMVERKRGSIVTLGSMVGMNSSPLFAYGTSKAAIASFSAGLAVAWGRSGVRVNCVSPGPTLTPALAASYARGERDPVARLRFTALGRQVLPEEVANVIAFLMSDQASAVTGVELPVDGGIMAAQLWSLYGGVPGAT; from the coding sequence ATGCAGAACATCGCTGCGATCACGGGCGGGGCAGGCGGCATCGGCGAGGCCTGCGCGGTAAGACTGATCGAGATGGGGTGGACGGTCGTGTTGCTCGATCGCGACGCGGCGGCGGCCGCGACGGTCGCGGCCCGGCTCGGCTGCCTGTCGTACGCCATAGACGTCGGCAGCCGCGACAGCATCGAGGCGGCAGCCGACTTCGTCGAGCGCGAGGTCGGGCCCTGTTCCGGTCTTATCGCCGCCGCCGCGATTTTCGAGAACCCGCACGCGCCCGAAGATCAGGACCCCGAAGCGTGGCGCGCGATCCTGCAGACCAATATCGACGGGACCTACTGGACCGCCACGGCATTCGGCCGGCGCATGGTCGAGCGCAAGCGCGGGTCCATCGTCACGTTGGGCTCGATGGTCGGGATGAACTCGTCGCCGCTCTTCGCCTACGGCACGAGCAAGGCAGCGATCGCCAGCTTCTCGGCCGGCCTGGCTGTGGCTTGGGGGCGCAGCGGCGTGCGGGTCAACTGCGTTTCGCCTGGCCCGACGCTCACGCCTGCGCTCGCCGCCAGCTATGCCCGCGGCGAGCGCGATCCGGTCGCACGGCTGCGCTTCACGGCGCTTGGCCGCCAGGTGCTGCCGGAGGAGGTCGCCAACGTGATCGCCTTCCTCATGTCGGACCAGGCAAGCGCCGTCACCGGTGTCGAACTGCCGGTCGACGGCGGCATCATGGCGGCCCAGCTGTGGTCGCTCTATGGCGGCGTACCGGGCGCAACCTGA